Sequence from the Deltaproteobacteria bacterium genome:
TGTGAGCCATGATCCTTGCTCGTTCGTTTGGATCGACTTCTTTTAGAAGGTTTATTAGAATACTCGTCTTTGCAATAGTGCTACTAAAATCCTCCTTGGTGCTGCTGAATAGATCCGGGAAATCCTTCTCGATTATGTCAATCTGACTAAAAGTGACGCCATGTGCAAAAAGCGTAAGTATGGCAGCCATAATCTTATCGGGCCAAAACATGTCCATAGAACCAATAAAGCTCGTTGGGATAAAAAATGTTGCGGGTAGGCCGTGTTTTTGCAGCAGTGGGAATGCGTAGACGTAATTGTCTACGTAGCCGTCATCTATGGTAATTACAACGGTATCTTTGGGAATTGCCTTTTGGTTGTCTAGAGATTCGAGCAGGGAATCCAAGGATATTACATTGCACTTCTTTCTCAAAAATCTAAGGTGCATTTCAAAAGTTTTGGGAGTAACGTACTGTCCTACAGAAATCGGATAGGGTTGGCGGCTTGGCTCGATTACTCGTTGATAGCGTAAAATCGTCCACTTTTGAGGGCGATTGTTCTTGTGAGCTTCTAGTTTGCCAGAGTAGTAGAGATAAATAGATAGAAATCTGTGGGCGAAATTTACACTTGCAACTATGGGTGTGCTCCTAGGCGTCTGCACATTGCTGTGCTGCCGCTTGCTCATAATCCCATCCAAATCCTGCAAGCGTATGTCTCACAAGTGTTACTTATGTCCTCGTGAATACTGACGCGTCCCAACATAGTTGGGGTTGTGGGGGCTTTTGGCGTGTACGAGCTAGCGGCTAAGCAATAGCGAAAGCCTAATGTTTGCAAACAGGCTTGAGTTTTTTCATTGAAATAACCGCCTGGATAACAAAATACCGAGGATGGCTTAATATTGTGAGCACTAAATGCCGCCAAGGATGAATTGATATCGGTTCGCAGCTCTCCTTCGCTAAGTTCAGTAAGGTTAGCGTGTGAGTGGGAATGGCAACCAAATGAAATGTTGTGTCGCGACATTTCTTGAATCTCTGCCCAAGATAGAAACGAACGTTTGGCAGCCACGTCCGTATCGACTTCCGCCAATTCGCATAGAGCTTGAAGAACTACGTCTTGCTCCTTAGATGGAAGGTTTTTCATGTGGGTGAGTAGGGAGCTTAGCTTCTCGTTTGCCTGTGCTTTATCTGTGCAAAAAATTATTGCGGATATGAGATCGGCAATTTTCGGACTTACAAAAGACTGCTTTAAAAACCCCTCAATCTTTGCGCGTTTCTGCTGCAAGCGGTGGAGTGCAAGTGCTAGAGAATTAGTCCAAAAAGTTCCATTTGTTCCGACGAAAGAAGTCGCAAGGAAAATCGTAGCGGGAAGCCCATGTTCTTTTAGTGAGGGGAACGCAGTCGAGAAATTATCTACCCATCCATCGTCAAAAGTGATAGCGACTGTCTTTTCTGCAATCTTTTCCTTTGCGTCGATTGCCTTTACCAGTTGTTCAAGGGGGATTACATTGCAATTTGTTGCCAGGTAATCCATGTGGCGAAAGAAGGTTTCAGGCTGCACGTACATCCCCGGCTCGATGGGGCAATCAAGGCCATCGGGGTCGACTACTCTGTGATACATCAAGATTTTCCAGGGCATAGAAATCTTTTTGGCAAAAAGCTCAACTAAACCACAATCGCTAAAAAACTTGCTGAGAACTCTCTTAGCTATGCGCTTGAATTTTCTTCGCGGCAAGTCGTCAGTGGATTGCATAATATCCGCGTTATTTTTTACAGCTTGCGGTCGTCGCTCCAGGATTCGAGGTATTTTGTAATAAACTGCAAAAATTTACCGCCCAAAGCTCCGTCGATTAGTCGATGGTCATATCCAAGTGTGATATAGACGATGTCGCGAATTGCAATCATGTCATTAATGACAACGGGCCGCTTCTTAATGGCACCAATGCTTAAAATTGCTAACTGTGGTTGGTTAATGATGGGAGCCCCGAGGATACTACCGTAAACACCAGCGTTAGTAACGGTAAATGTTCCGCCTTGAACGTCTTCTGGTTTTAATTGTTTATTGCGAGCCCTAGTTGTTAAATCATTAAGAGCCTTGGCGATGCCAACTAGGTTGAGCTCTGCCGCGTTGTGGATAACTGGCACGATTAAACCAGTTTCGCCAAGTGCTACCGCACAACCAAGGTTAATATTCTTTTTAAGAATGATATTGTCTTGCTCAATAGACGCGTTTACGTACGGATACTCAATTAAGGCTTTTACCGCAGCTTCAAGGAAAAAAGGCGTAAAACTCAGCTTAAAACCTTCTCTAGCGACCATTTGCGATTGATTTGCATTTCGCCAGCGAGCGATATTAGTTACGTCCACTTCGGCTGTCGAATACACATGAGGACTCGTAGCATTAGATCGAACCATGTGCTCGGCAATCTTTTGTCGCATGTTTGACATTTTTTCCACGAACAAGCCGTCTGGCCCATAGGAGGGACGTGCAGTAGGACTCGCTGTGGCTACTGCTGCCCCTGCTGAGGGAGTCTTATGTGCAGCTTGAGGCTTTGATGAAGCGACTGAATCGCGATTTTTTAAATATTCCATTAAATCGCCTTTAGTAACTCGACCTCCTGCTCCGCTTCCGTGAATTGTATCTAACTCACCCAAAGTTACATTGTGTTGTTCGCTTAAACTTTTTACTAGCGGCGAATAAAATCTTCCCGTGTCTTCATGCTCCTCCATGGCGACAGGGGTAGCCGCAATCGATTTTGTCTCAACGCTAGCTTTAGCTGCTAACGGCGTAGCTTGAGCTGGCTGGGGTTTAGCCGCAGGCTTTGGAGCAGTTACCGCAGCGGCGCCAGAAGCTTCAGTGTCGATTACTGCTATAATAGATCTAACCGGGACAACCTCTCCTTCAGTGGCCTTCAGTTCCACAAGTGTGCCAGTTTCTGGTGCTGGAATTTCTGAGTCAACTTTGTCGGTGGAAATTTCTAAAATAGTTTCGTCTTTAGTAACCTTATCTCCTACTGACTTTAGCCACTTAAG
This genomic interval carries:
- a CDS encoding polysaccharide deacetylase family protein, which codes for MQSTDDLPRRKFKRIAKRVLSKFFSDCGLVELFAKKISMPWKILMYHRVVDPDGLDCPIEPGMYVQPETFFRHMDYLATNCNVIPLEQLVKAIDAKEKIAEKTVAITFDDGWVDNFSTAFPSLKEHGLPATIFLATSFVGTNGTFWTNSLALALHRLQQKRAKIEGFLKQSFVSPKIADLISAIIFCTDKAQANEKLSSLLTHMKNLPSKEQDVVLQALCELAEVDTDVAAKRSFLSWAEIQEMSRHNISFGCHSHSHANLTELSEGELRTDINSSLAAFSAHNIKPSSVFCYPGGYFNEKTQACLQTLGFRYCLAASSYTPKAPTTPTMLGRVSIHEDISNTCETYACRIWMGL
- a CDS encoding 2-oxo acid dehydrogenase subunit E2 — its product is MKVEMIMPQMGESIAEATILKWLKSVGDKVTKDETILEISTDKVDSEIPAPETGTLVELKATEGEVVPVRSIIAVIDTEASGAAAVTAPKPAAKPQPAQATPLAAKASVETKSIAATPVAMEEHEDTGRFYSPLVKSLSEQHNVTLGELDTIHGSGAGGRVTKGDLMEYLKNRDSVASSKPQAAHKTPSAGAAVATASPTARPSYGPDGLFVEKMSNMRQKIAEHMVRSNATSPHVYSTAEVDVTNIARWRNANQSQMVAREGFKLSFTPFFLEAAVKALIEYPYVNASIEQDNIILKKNINLGCAVALGETGLIVPVIHNAAELNLVGIAKALNDLTTRARNKQLKPEDVQGGTFTVTNAGVYGSILGAPIINQPQLAILSIGAIKKRPVVINDMIAIRDIVYITLGYDHRLIDGALGGKFLQFITKYLESWSDDRKL
- a CDS encoding polysaccharide deacetylase family protein, with the translated sequence MSKRQHSNVQTPRSTPIVASVNFAHRFLSIYLYYSGKLEAHKNNRPQKWTILRYQRVIEPSRQPYPISVGQYVTPKTFEMHLRFLRKKCNVISLDSLLESLDNQKAIPKDTVVITIDDGYVDNYVYAFPLLQKHGLPATFFIPTSFIGSMDMFWPDKIMAAILTLFAHGVTFSQIDIIEKDFPDLFSSTKEDFSSTIAKTSILINLLKEVDPNERARIMAHIGVFLDEVGGFSMDRYFLNWHEVREMSSSPLVIFGSQGASHANYNELSPEEIIEDIRNSYLDFRANDITPTKVFCYPSGLFSKNNRQLLAKLGMEKVLAIGDFSLPQAENEKALKTLVLGRVQMFDSASFSNDLFACRIWRASAFGVPF